The following proteins are co-located in the Pseudomonas sp. ATCC 13867 genome:
- the ureE gene encoding urease accessory protein UreE, with amino-acid sequence MLVIHQRTEPREHWDAELRLNFEARSKSRLRCFTSTGEDVGLFLERGQAPLADGECLLANDGRVVRVCAAPEKLLHVTCANARELNRAAYHLGNRHVALQVGEGWLRLLDDYVLKAMLDQLGATVEAIEAPFQPEHGAYGGGHHHSHHGEEQFNYAPKLHQFGVRQ; translated from the coding sequence ATGCTGGTCATCCACCAACGAACCGAACCCCGCGAGCACTGGGACGCCGAACTGCGCCTGAACTTCGAGGCGCGCAGCAAGAGCCGCCTGCGCTGCTTCACCAGTACTGGCGAAGATGTCGGCCTGTTCCTCGAACGCGGCCAGGCGCCGCTGGCGGACGGCGAGTGCCTGCTGGCCAACGACGGTCGCGTGGTGCGCGTCTGCGCGGCGCCGGAAAAGCTCCTCCACGTTACCTGCGCCAACGCCCGCGAGCTGAACCGCGCGGCCTATCACCTGGGCAACCGCCACGTCGCCTTGCAGGTCGGCGAGGGCTGGCTGCGCCTGCTCGACGACTACGTGCTCAAGGCCATGCTCGACCAGCTCGGCGCCACGGTGGAGGCCATCGAAGCGCCTTTCCAGCCCGAGCACGGCGCCTACGGTGGCGGCCATCACCACTCGCACCATGGCGAAGAGCAGTTCAATTACGCGCCGAAGCTGCACCAGTTCGGAGTGCGCCAGTGA
- a CDS encoding HupE/UreJ family protein — protein sequence MQLRKALYSIALLLTPAVAFAHPGHGDHGLIAGLAHPVTGLDHLLAMFAVGLWAAQQQGAARLALPCTFVAAMLAGGLVGFEGLQVPFMETGIAASVLALGLCVALAVRPPLFLAMGATALFALAHGVAHGLELPELSSPWLYAAGFVAATAALHAAGYGIVRVLPQAASSLVRCAGLASAGAGAWLLAG from the coding sequence ATGCAACTGCGCAAAGCCCTCTACAGTATCGCGCTGCTCCTCACCCCGGCGGTGGCCTTCGCCCATCCCGGCCACGGCGACCACGGCCTGATCGCCGGCCTCGCCCACCCCGTCACCGGCCTCGACCACTTGCTGGCGATGTTCGCCGTCGGCCTCTGGGCAGCACAGCAGCAAGGCGCTGCACGGCTGGCGCTGCCGTGCACCTTCGTCGCGGCCATGCTGGCCGGCGGGCTGGTGGGCTTCGAAGGACTGCAGGTGCCATTCATGGAGACCGGCATTGCCGCTTCGGTGCTGGCGCTGGGGCTGTGCGTGGCGCTGGCGGTGCGTCCGCCGCTATTCCTGGCGATGGGCGCGACCGCACTGTTCGCCCTCGCCCACGGCGTGGCCCACGGGCTGGAACTGCCGGAGCTGAGCAGTCCGTGGCTGTATGCGGCGGGCTTCGTCGCTGCCACCGCCGCGCTGCATGCGGCGGGGTACGGGATCGTGCGCGTGCTGCCGCAGGCGGCTTCGTCCCTGGTGCGCTGCGCCGGGTTGGCGTCGGCGGGCGCCGGGGCGTGGCTGCTGGCGGGCTGA
- a CDS encoding OprD family porin codes for MISRHTRVLPSLACAALPLLACTHAQAAEEGGFFEDARTDLVLRNYAFNRDFRDHSAGKSLVNEWAQGFILKFTSGYTRGPLGFGVDALGLYGVKLDSSRDQSGSELLPVHDDGKAADEYGRVAVAAKLRLSASELKIGEMLPDIPVLRYDDGRLLPQTFRGAALVSREWEGVSLYGGRYDQVSLRNSADLQDLSSWSAPTAKSDAFNYAGAEYRFNDQRTLVGAWYAQLEDIYTQSYFNLLHKQPVGDWVLGANLGLFFDRDDGRALAGDIDSHTAYALLSANRGGHTVYLGLQKVGGTGMWQSVYGSSGRTMGNDMFNGNFTNEDERSWQARYDYDFAAVGVPGLVSMVRYGKGDNATTKAGSGGKEWERDVELGYTVQSGVLKKLNVRVNHASNRRSFNSDFDQTRLIFNYPISL; via the coding sequence ATGATCAGCCGTCACACCCGCGTACTGCCGTCCCTCGCCTGCGCGGCCCTGCCGCTCCTGGCCTGCACCCACGCACAGGCCGCCGAGGAGGGTGGCTTCTTCGAGGACGCGCGCACCGACCTGGTGCTGCGCAACTACGCCTTCAACCGTGATTTCCGCGACCACAGCGCCGGCAAGAGCCTGGTCAACGAGTGGGCGCAGGGCTTCATTCTCAAATTCACCTCCGGCTATACCCGTGGCCCGCTGGGCTTCGGCGTCGACGCCCTGGGCCTGTACGGCGTGAAGCTGGACAGCAGCCGCGACCAGAGTGGTTCCGAACTGCTGCCGGTCCATGACGACGGCAAGGCCGCTGACGAATATGGGCGCGTGGCAGTGGCGGCGAAGCTGCGGCTGTCGGCCAGCGAGCTGAAGATCGGCGAGATGCTCCCGGACATCCCGGTGTTGCGCTACGACGATGGCCGCCTGTTGCCGCAGACCTTCCGTGGCGCCGCGCTGGTGTCGCGCGAGTGGGAAGGCGTGAGCCTGTACGGCGGGCGCTACGACCAGGTCAGCCTGCGCAACTCGGCGGACCTGCAGGACCTGTCGTCGTGGTCGGCTCCGACGGCGAAGTCCGATGCCTTCAACTACGCTGGCGCGGAGTACCGCTTCAACGACCAGCGCACCCTGGTCGGCGCGTGGTATGCGCAACTGGAGGACATCTACACCCAGAGCTACTTCAACCTGCTGCACAAGCAGCCGGTGGGCGACTGGGTGCTGGGCGCCAACCTCGGCCTGTTCTTCGACCGCGACGATGGCCGCGCCCTGGCCGGCGACATCGACAGCCACACCGCCTACGCGCTGCTCTCGGCCAATCGCGGCGGGCACACGGTCTACCTCGGCCTGCAGAAGGTCGGCGGCACCGGCATGTGGCAGTCGGTCTACGGCAGCAGCGGGCGGACGATGGGCAACGACATGTTCAACGGCAACTTCACCAACGAGGACGAGCGCTCGTGGCAGGCGCGCTACGACTACGATTTCGCCGCCGTGGGTGTGCCAGGCCTGGTGAGCATGGTGCGCTACGGCAAGGGTGATAACGCCACCACCAAGGCGGGCAGCGGCGGCAAGGAATGGGAGCGCGACGTGGAACTGGGCTACACGGTGCAGAGCGGGGTGCTGAAGAAGCTCAACGTGCGGGTCAACCACGCCAGCAACCGGCGCAGCTTCAACAGCGATTTCGACCAGACCCGGTTGATCTTCAACTACCCGATTTCACTCTGA
- the ureG gene encoding urease accessory protein UreG, with amino-acid sequence MTSQPLRVGIGGPVGSGKTALTLALCRALRQRYNIAVVTNDIYTQEDAQFLVRNEALEPERIIGVETGGCPHTAIREDASINLEAVDQLNRRFPGLDLILVESGGDNLSATFSPELSDLTLYVIDVSAGDKIPRKGGPGICKSDLLVINKIDLAPLVGASLDVMDQDATRMRGDKPFVFSNQKTGQGLAEIIAFIERQGLLSAA; translated from the coding sequence ATGACCTCTCAACCTCTTCGCGTCGGCATCGGCGGCCCGGTGGGCTCCGGCAAGACCGCCCTGACCCTGGCGCTGTGCCGCGCCCTGCGCCAGCGCTACAACATCGCCGTGGTCACCAACGACATCTACACCCAGGAGGATGCGCAGTTCCTGGTACGCAACGAGGCCCTGGAGCCGGAGCGGATCATCGGCGTGGAAACCGGCGGCTGCCCGCACACCGCAATCCGCGAGGACGCCTCGATCAACCTGGAAGCCGTGGACCAGCTCAACCGCCGCTTCCCCGGACTGGACCTGATCCTGGTGGAGTCCGGCGGCGACAACCTGTCGGCCACCTTCAGCCCCGAGCTGTCGGACCTGACGCTGTACGTGATCGACGTGTCCGCCGGCGACAAGATCCCGCGCAAGGGCGGGCCGGGCATCTGCAAGTCCGACCTGCTGGTGATCAACAAGATCGACCTGGCCCCGCTGGTGGGCGCCTCGCTGGACGTGATGGACCAGGACGCCACGCGCATGCGCGGTGACAAGCCCTTCGTGTTCAGCAACCAGAAGACCGGCCAGGGCCTGGCCGAAATCATCGCCTTCATCGAGCGCCAGGGCCTGCTGAGCGCCGCCTGA
- a CDS encoding DUF6868 family protein, protein MLLQDLKPFLLYCTLINYVILLIWFAAFSFAHDGLYRLHSRWFKISPEHFDALHYGGMAVYKIGVLVLNLAPLIALHLIQ, encoded by the coding sequence ATGCTGCTCCAGGATCTCAAGCCGTTCCTGCTCTACTGCACCCTGATCAACTACGTCATCCTGCTGATCTGGTTCGCCGCCTTCAGCTTCGCCCACGACGGTCTCTATCGCCTGCATTCGCGCTGGTTCAAGATTTCGCCCGAGCACTTCGACGCGCTGCACTATGGCGGCATGGCCGTGTACAAGATCGGCGTGCTGGTGCTGAATCTGGCGCCGCTGATCGCCCTCCACCTGATCCAGTGA
- a CDS encoding fatty acid desaturase family protein, which translates to MRDDRDLSAAELASFGAELDALRQLTLHDLGETDARYIRRIRAAVRFCCWSGRALLMAGWFPPTWLLGTFLLGLGKILENMELGHNVMHGQYDWMNDPGFAGRHYEWDIVGPSDFWRHTHNHIHHTYTNVLGKDDDVGYGVVRLFPEQKWKPFYRWQPLWVTIQALLFQYAVAIQHLRLDKYLKGRMSRDELRPLLRQFNAKVLRQWLKDYAVFPLLGLFSGAFGAVLLGNVIANLMRNLWTFTVIFCGHFTEKAAVFAPQVLENETRGHWYLRQLRGSSNLEGGRLFHILTGNLSHQIEHHLFPDLPARRYAELSRQVREIAARYGQTYNSGRLSAQFATVIRRIWIYRLPNAAANG; encoded by the coding sequence ATGCGCGACGACCGCGATCTATCCGCCGCCGAGCTGGCGTCCTTCGGTGCCGAACTGGACGCCCTGCGCCAGCTCACCCTGCACGATCTGGGCGAGACCGACGCCCGCTACATCCGCCGCATCCGCGCGGCGGTGCGCTTCTGCTGCTGGAGCGGCCGTGCGCTGCTGATGGCCGGCTGGTTCCCGCCCACCTGGCTGCTCGGTACCTTCCTGCTCGGGCTGGGCAAGATCCTGGAGAACATGGAGCTGGGCCACAATGTCATGCATGGCCAGTACGACTGGATGAACGATCCGGGGTTCGCCGGCCGCCACTACGAGTGGGATATCGTCGGCCCCTCGGACTTCTGGCGGCATACCCACAATCACATCCACCACACCTACACCAACGTGCTGGGCAAGGACGACGACGTCGGCTACGGCGTGGTGCGCCTGTTCCCCGAGCAGAAGTGGAAACCCTTCTACCGCTGGCAGCCGCTGTGGGTCACGATCCAGGCGTTGCTGTTCCAGTACGCCGTGGCCATCCAGCACCTGCGCCTGGACAAGTACCTGAAGGGTCGCATGAGCCGGGACGAGCTGCGCCCGCTGCTGCGCCAGTTCAACGCCAAGGTGCTGCGCCAGTGGCTCAAGGATTACGCGGTGTTCCCGCTCCTGGGGCTATTCAGCGGGGCGTTCGGCGCGGTACTGCTGGGCAACGTGATCGCCAACCTGATGCGCAACCTGTGGACCTTCACCGTGATCTTCTGCGGCCACTTCACCGAGAAGGCGGCGGTGTTTGCGCCGCAGGTGCTGGAGAACGAGACGCGCGGCCACTGGTACCTGCGCCAACTGCGCGGATCGAGCAACCTGGAGGGCGGGCGGCTGTTCCACATTCTCACCGGCAACCTCAGCCACCAGATCGAACACCACTTGTTCCCCGACCTGCCGGCGCGCCGCTACGCCGAGCTGTCGCGCCAGGTGCGCGAGATCGCCGCGCGCTACGGCCAGACCTACAACAGCGGCCGGCTGTCCGCACAGTTCGCCACGGTCATCCGGCGAATCTGGATCTACCGCCTGCCCAACGCGGCGGCGAATGGGTGA
- a CDS encoding TetR family transcriptional regulator, giving the protein MSTPRAEQKQQTRLALMNAARSLMDSGRGFGSLSLREVAKTAGIVPAGFYRHFADMDQLGLALVADVDETFRQTLRVVRRNEFELGGVIEASVRIFLDAVSANRTQFLFLAREQYGGSLSIRQAVGELRQRITDDLAADLVLLNKLPHLQAQDLDVIADLVVKTVFATLPELIDPPADTLPTHLSPEAKVTQQLRFIMIGAKHWTGIGSRP; this is encoded by the coding sequence ATGTCCACTCCCCGCGCCGAACAGAAACAGCAGACCCGCCTGGCCCTGATGAATGCCGCCCGGAGTCTGATGGACAGCGGGCGCGGCTTCGGCAGCCTGAGCCTGCGGGAAGTGGCGAAGACGGCGGGCATCGTGCCGGCGGGCTTCTACCGGCACTTCGCGGACATGGATCAGCTCGGCCTCGCGCTGGTAGCCGACGTCGACGAAACCTTCCGCCAGACCCTGCGCGTGGTGCGACGCAACGAGTTCGAGCTGGGCGGCGTGATCGAAGCCTCGGTACGCATCTTCCTCGACGCGGTCAGCGCCAACCGCACCCAGTTCCTCTTCCTCGCCCGCGAGCAGTATGGCGGCTCGCTGTCGATCCGCCAGGCCGTGGGCGAGCTGCGCCAGCGCATCACCGACGACCTCGCCGCCGACCTCGTGCTGCTGAACAAGCTGCCGCACCTGCAGGCACAGGACCTCGACGTGATCGCCGACCTGGTGGTGAAGACGGTATTCGCCACCCTGCCCGAGCTGATCGACCCGCCGGCCGACACGCTGCCCACGCACCTGTCGCCGGAGGCCAAGGTCACCCAGCAACTGCGCTTCATCATGATCGGCGCCAAGCACTGGACGGGGATAGGTTCTCGGCCCTGA
- a CDS encoding MFS transporter: MFSPLVTFPALYTATLLMLAGSGLFTTYMGLRLTQEGVSDLWVGGLMAAYYFGLVCGGKFGHKLIAGFGHIRSYVACAGLATVIVLIHALVSQLEVWVVLRFVMGAVMMNQYMVIESWLNEQAEGHQRGKVFAGYMVAVDAGLVIGQGLLAMSPALDYKPLLLVAMCFSSCLIPLALTRRVHPAKLVAAPLEIGFFWKRVPQSLGTIFVAGLMVGAFYGLAPVYAARNGLDTSQSSLFVGMCIIAGFCAQWPLGWLSDRMNRSWLIRGNALLLCLASVPMWGLVSLPYWALLANGFVTGMLLFTLYPLAVALANDHVEQPRRVALSAMLLTTYGVGACIGPLFAGAMMRHFGPGMFYMLVSAYALVLIFWVQPKRVTGVHRVDEAPLHHVAMPDTVSPMAATLDPRVDEVPEELVVEAPATIGRSDGEPDSAETKA, from the coding sequence ATGTTCAGCCCGCTCGTCACCTTTCCCGCGCTTTATACCGCCACCTTGCTGATGCTGGCCGGCTCCGGCCTGTTCACCACCTACATGGGCCTGCGCCTGACCCAGGAAGGCGTCAGCGACCTGTGGGTCGGTGGCCTGATGGCCGCCTACTACTTCGGCCTGGTCTGCGGCGGCAAGTTCGGTCACAAGCTGATCGCCGGTTTCGGCCACATCCGCTCCTACGTGGCCTGTGCGGGGCTGGCGACGGTGATCGTGCTGATCCACGCGCTGGTCTCGCAGCTGGAAGTCTGGGTGGTGCTGCGCTTCGTGATGGGCGCGGTGATGATGAACCAGTACATGGTCATCGAGAGCTGGCTCAACGAGCAGGCCGAAGGACACCAGCGCGGCAAGGTGTTCGCCGGCTACATGGTGGCGGTGGACGCCGGCCTGGTGATTGGCCAGGGGCTGCTGGCGATGAGCCCGGCGCTGGACTACAAGCCGCTGCTGCTGGTCGCCATGTGCTTCTCCTCCTGCCTGATCCCGCTGGCGCTGACCCGCCGGGTGCATCCGGCCAAGCTGGTGGCGGCGCCGCTGGAGATCGGTTTCTTCTGGAAGCGCGTACCGCAATCGCTGGGCACCATCTTCGTCGCCGGCCTGATGGTCGGCGCCTTCTACGGCCTGGCGCCGGTGTATGCGGCGCGCAACGGCCTGGATACCTCGCAGTCGAGCCTGTTCGTTGGCATGTGCATCATCGCCGGCTTCTGTGCGCAGTGGCCGCTGGGCTGGCTGTCGGACCGGATGAACCGCAGTTGGCTGATTCGCGGCAACGCGCTGCTGTTGTGCCTGGCGTCGGTGCCGATGTGGGGGCTGGTTTCACTGCCGTACTGGGCGTTGCTGGCCAATGGTTTCGTGACCGGCATGCTGTTGTTCACCCTCTATCCGCTGGCGGTGGCGCTGGCCAACGACCATGTCGAGCAGCCGCGCCGCGTGGCGTTGTCGGCGATGCTGCTGACCACCTACGGCGTCGGCGCCTGTATCGGCCCGCTGTTCGCCGGCGCGATGATGCGGCACTTCGGGCCGGGCATGTTCTACATGCTGGTGTCGGCCTATGCGCTGGTGCTGATCTTCTGGGTCCAGCCCAAGCGCGTGACCGGCGTGCACCGCGTCGACGAGGCGCCGCTGCACCACGTGGCCATGCCCGATACCGTCAGCCCGATGGCCGCCACCCTCGACCCACGCGTCGACGAGGTGCCGGAGGAACTGGTGGTGGAAGCACCGGCGACCATCGGCCGCTCCGATGGCGAGCCGGATAGCGCCGAAACCAAGGCCTGA
- a CDS encoding ferredoxin reductase: MSILPFAGLRLLRPLLVPLRALVRGQWLRESDVDAVLRTLNPGWALDRVYARVEARQWVADDMLELRLRPNAHWSGAQPGQHVQLYIERDGVRCSRSYSLTRIAADGCLEFAVKLQPGGRVSSYLLHQLAVGEVLELGRPDGDLSWPQDGQGVLLLAAGSGLTPLLGLLREALARGYNGPVTLLHYVRERGQRAFVSTLETLARQHPNLELRWALSGDAPVSGELRGRFHLEHVQALGERHVLACGPGGFVDSVRQALGASSRSLQLESFSPPRWNEGEPAKSVSLRFARNALEVAGDSRRSLLEQAEAIGLRPAHGCRQGVCASCTCTLVSGCVRDLRSGELFSEPGQPIRICISAPQGDLTVDL, encoded by the coding sequence ATGTCGATCCTTCCTTTCGCCGGCTTGCGCCTGCTCCGGCCGCTGCTCGTGCCCTTGCGCGCCCTGGTGCGCGGCCAGTGGCTGCGCGAGTCGGATGTCGATGCCGTGCTGCGTACGCTCAATCCCGGCTGGGCGCTGGACAGGGTGTACGCTCGAGTCGAGGCGCGGCAATGGGTGGCGGACGACATGCTCGAACTGCGCTTGCGGCCGAACGCCCATTGGAGCGGGGCGCAGCCCGGCCAGCACGTACAGTTGTACATCGAGCGCGATGGCGTGCGCTGCAGCCGCAGCTACAGTCTGACCCGCATCGCCGCGGACGGTTGCCTGGAATTCGCGGTGAAGCTGCAGCCCGGCGGCCGCGTGTCCTCCTACCTGCTGCACCAACTGGCGGTGGGCGAGGTGCTGGAGCTGGGCCGGCCGGACGGCGACCTGAGCTGGCCGCAGGACGGGCAGGGTGTACTGCTGCTGGCGGCGGGCAGTGGGCTGACGCCCCTGCTCGGCCTGCTGCGCGAGGCGCTGGCGCGTGGCTATAACGGGCCGGTGACGCTGCTGCATTACGTCCGCGAACGTGGCCAGCGTGCGTTCGTCTCCACGCTGGAGACGCTGGCGCGGCAGCATCCCAACCTCGAACTGCGCTGGGCCCTGAGCGGCGATGCGCCGGTGAGCGGCGAGTTGCGCGGGCGTTTTCACCTTGAGCATGTCCAGGCGCTGGGCGAGCGCCATGTACTGGCCTGCGGCCCCGGCGGCTTCGTCGACAGCGTGCGCCAGGCGCTCGGGGCGAGCAGCCGCAGCCTTCAGCTGGAAAGCTTCAGCCCGCCGCGCTGGAACGAGGGTGAGCCCGCCAAATCGGTGAGCCTACGCTTTGCCCGCAACGCGCTGGAAGTCGCCGGCGACAGCCGCCGCAGCCTGCTGGAACAGGCCGAAGCCATCGGCCTGCGTCCGGCCCACGGTTGCCGCCAGGGCGTCTGCGCCAGCTGCACCTGCACCCTGGTCAGCGGCTGCGTGCGCGACCTGCGCAGCGGCGAGCTGTTCAGCGAGCCGGGTCAGCCCATCCGTATTTGCATCAGCGCGCCCCAGGGCGACCTGACCGTCGACCTCTGA
- a CDS encoding GNAT family N-acetyltransferase: MHASPLNIRDAHPDDLSTIAAIYRHYVLHSCATFEETPPTTAELEQRYAGVVASGLPYLVAEREGEVLGYCYATPFRQRPAYRFTLENSVYVRHDASGQGVGSALLRTLLARCGRGPWKQVIAVVGDSENHASRALHRRFGFREVGVLEKVGFKLGRWVDTVYLQRELNP, from the coding sequence ATGCACGCATCCCCCCTGAACATCCGCGACGCCCACCCGGATGACCTGTCCACCATCGCCGCGATCTACCGCCACTACGTGCTGCACTCCTGTGCCACCTTCGAGGAAACGCCGCCCACAACCGCCGAGCTGGAACAGCGGTACGCCGGCGTCGTCGCCAGCGGCCTGCCCTACCTGGTGGCCGAGCGCGAGGGGGAGGTGCTGGGCTACTGCTACGCCACGCCGTTCCGCCAGCGCCCGGCCTACCGCTTCACCCTGGAGAACTCGGTCTACGTGCGCCACGATGCAAGCGGCCAGGGAGTCGGCAGCGCCCTGCTGCGGACACTGCTGGCGCGCTGCGGGCGCGGCCCGTGGAAGCAGGTGATCGCCGTGGTCGGCGACAGCGAAAACCACGCCTCGCGGGCGCTGCATCGGCGTTTCGGATTCCGCGAGGTGGGTGTGCTGGAGAAGGTCGGCTTCAAGCTCGGCCGCTGGGTGGACACCGTCTACCTGCAGCGCGAGCTGAACCCGTGA
- a CDS encoding urease accessory protein UreF — MVELSRLWSLLRLASPQLPIGGYSYSQGLESAIDQAQVKDADEARTWLADQLHLNLARFEGPLLAELLRAAQAADWDALRDAAERHRASRETRELGLENRQMGFSLGQLLEALPELDETAREWLATQAEPSFAAAWALAARAWGLSPEQALGAWLWSWLENQLAVLMKTLPLGQLAAQKLTSQLLPDLDQACRSALANPPTGGAPFGLALASMNHETQYSRLFRS; from the coding sequence ATGGTTGAGCTTTCAAGACTCTGGTCGCTGCTGCGCCTGGCCAGTCCGCAGCTGCCCATCGGCGGCTACAGCTACTCCCAGGGCCTGGAAAGCGCCATCGACCAGGCTCAGGTGAAAGACGCCGACGAAGCCCGTACCTGGCTCGCCGATCAGTTGCACCTGAACCTCGCACGCTTCGAGGGCCCGCTGCTGGCCGAGCTGCTGCGCGCCGCACAAGCCGCCGACTGGGACGCCCTGCGCGACGCCGCCGAGCGTCACCGCGCCAGCCGCGAGACCCGCGAGCTGGGCCTGGAGAACCGGCAGATGGGCTTCTCCCTCGGCCAATTGCTCGAAGCGCTGCCCGAACTGGACGAGACCGCGCGCGAGTGGCTCGCCACGCAAGCCGAACCCTCCTTCGCCGCCGCCTGGGCGCTGGCCGCCCGCGCCTGGGGTCTATCCCCGGAGCAGGCCCTCGGCGCCTGGCTGTGGAGCTGGCTGGAAAACCAGCTGGCGGTGCTGATGAAGACCCTGCCGCTGGGCCAACTGGCCGCGCAGAAGCTCACCTCGCAATTGCTCCCCGACCTTGACCAGGCCTGCCGCAGCGCACTCGCCAACCCGCCGACGGGCGGCGCGCCCTTCGGCCTGGCGCTGGCCAGCATGAACCACGAAACCCAATACAGCCGTCTGTTCCGCTCCTAG
- a CDS encoding AsmA family protein yields the protein MTRGQRICLWTVTGFVALFAALLVFIATFDWNQVKPMINEKVSAELGRSFAINGDLQVLWRTEPEEGGWRAWVPWPHFSAADITLGNPDWATRPDSQDRFASLEKVEFRLAPLPLLWRTVKIPQIILTRPSADLLRLADGRATWTFELPRREAEPSPEPSSWTLEIGEIGFDKGRITLDDRSLGTRLELLVDPLGKPVPFGQLAGKALAGAGAADIQDYVFGWKLKGEYKGLPLNGAGKVGGMLALQDAAKPFPVQADIAAGSTRASVVGRLTDPLNLGALDLRLKLAGSSMANLFPLTGVTLPDTPAYETDGRLTAQLKDPDGATFHYEDFNGKVGGSDLHGSLLFVNRQPRPKLSGKLRSEQLRMVDLGPLIGADSNKDKQARGQASRQPPDKVLPVEAFRTDRWRAMDADVEFTGKRIVHSNKLPISDLYTHLVLNDGQLTLEPLRFGVAGGALDAHIRLDGGKTPMQSQVELKARGFKLKQLFPSFAPMQTSFGELNGDAALSGTGNSVASILGGANGQMKLLINDGRISKGLMEIAGLNLGNYVVAKLFGDDEVKINCAAADVGITRGLAQPRVFVFDTENAIINVQGTANFATEQLDLDVIPESKGLRIFSLRSPLYVQGTFKNPRAGVHSGPLVLRGAGMLALGVAVAPAAALLALVAPSQKDDNQCGPLLQQMKQPAKAPAPGKRK from the coding sequence ATGACGCGCGGCCAGCGAATCTGCCTTTGGACCGTCACCGGCTTCGTCGCGCTCTTCGCGGCCTTGCTGGTCTTCATCGCCACCTTCGATTGGAACCAGGTGAAGCCGATGATCAACGAGAAGGTGTCCGCCGAACTGGGGCGCTCCTTCGCCATCAACGGCGACTTGCAGGTGCTCTGGCGTACCGAGCCGGAAGAGGGCGGCTGGCGGGCCTGGGTGCCCTGGCCGCATTTCAGCGCCGCCGACATCACGCTCGGCAATCCCGATTGGGCCACCCGCCCGGACAGCCAGGATCGGTTCGCCAGCCTGGAAAAGGTCGAGTTCCGCCTGGCGCCATTGCCGTTGCTCTGGCGGACCGTGAAGATCCCGCAGATCATCCTCACACGCCCCAGCGCGGACCTGCTGCGCCTGGCCGACGGCCGCGCCACCTGGACCTTCGAGCTGCCCAGGCGCGAGGCGGAGCCCAGTCCCGAGCCGTCGTCCTGGACGCTGGAGATCGGCGAGATCGGCTTCGACAAGGGACGCATCACCCTCGATGACCGGAGCCTCGGGACCCGTCTGGAGCTACTGGTGGACCCCCTCGGCAAGCCGGTGCCCTTCGGTCAGTTGGCCGGCAAGGCGCTGGCCGGGGCGGGCGCGGCGGATATCCAGGATTATGTGTTCGGCTGGAAGCTCAAGGGCGAGTACAAGGGCCTGCCTTTGAACGGTGCCGGCAAGGTGGGCGGCATGCTGGCGTTGCAGGACGCCGCCAAGCCCTTCCCGGTGCAGGCGGATATCGCCGCCGGCAGCACCCGCGCCAGTGTGGTCGGCCGGCTGACCGATCCGCTGAACCTGGGCGCGCTCGACCTGCGCCTGAAGCTGGCCGGCAGCAGCATGGCCAACCTGTTCCCGCTCACCGGCGTGACCCTGCCCGATACCCCGGCCTACGAGACCGACGGCCGCCTCACGGCGCAACTGAAGGACCCCGACGGCGCGACCTTCCACTATGAGGACTTCAACGGCAAGGTCGGCGGCAGTGATCTCCACGGCAGCCTGTTGTTCGTCAATCGCCAGCCGCGTCCCAAGCTCTCCGGCAAGCTGCGTTCCGAGCAGTTGCGCATGGTCGACCTGGGCCCGCTGATCGGTGCCGATTCGAACAAGGACAAGCAGGCGCGCGGCCAGGCCAGCCGTCAGCCGCCGGACAAGGTGCTGCCGGTGGAAGCCTTCCGCACCGATCGCTGGCGCGCGATGGATGCCGACGTGGAGTTCACCGGCAAGCGCATCGTGCACAGCAACAAGCTGCCGATCAGCGACCTCTATACCCACCTGGTGCTCAACGACGGCCAACTGACCCTGGAGCCGCTGCGTTTCGGCGTGGCGGGTGGCGCGCTGGATGCACACATCCGCCTGGACGGCGGCAAGACGCCGATGCAGAGCCAGGTGGAACTGAAGGCGCGCGGCTTCAAGCTCAAGCAATTGTTCCCCAGCTTCGCGCCAATGCAGACCAGCTTCGGCGAGCTCAACGGCGACGCCGCGCTCAGCGGCACCGGCAACTCGGTGGCGAGCATCCTCGGCGGCGCCAACGGGCAGATGAAACTGCTGATCAACGATGGGCGGATCAGCAAGGGGCTGATGGAGATCGCCGGCCTGAACCTGGGTAACTACGTGGTGGCCAAGCTGTTCGGCGATGACGAGGTGAAGATCAACTGCGCCGCCGCCGATGTCGGCATCACCCGGGGCCTGGCGCAGCCACGGGTGTTCGTGTTCGACACCGAGAACGCCATCATCAACGTGCAGGGCACCGCCAACTTCGCCACCGAGCAGCTGGACCTGGACGTGATTCCCGAGAGCAAGGGTCTGCGCATCTTCTCGCTGCGCTCGCCGCTCTACGTCCAGGGCACCTTCAAGAATCCCCGCGCCGGAGTACACAGCGGGCCGCTGGTACTGCGCGGCGCGGGCATGCTCGCGCTGGGCGTGGCGGTGGCGCCGGCCGCCGCGTTGCTGGCACTGGTGGCACCCAGCCAGAAGGACGACAACCAGTGCGGGCCGCTGCTGCAGCAGATGAAGCAGCCGGCGAAGGCGCCGGCGCCGGGCAAGCGCAAATAG